The following are from one region of the Bradyrhizobium septentrionale genome:
- a CDS encoding MotA/TolQ/ExbB proton channel family protein, producing MDAKVEAVAASAGPEAAERSVLLLWMIFTGLSVFAAFLLWRYGLIRLMVSSDRTYISSVIAVLYILTCIHCFWRTRAIAREGEVARGCRAILAAPDGARALVSDTRGLPGGLVTDHIKSLVQKAEAQAKGRIDQTLLLRTLADRLRGSNGFGAFVSDTLMKLGLLGTIIGFIIMLAPIASLDAADKVAMKSSMGLMSDGMAVAMYTTLAGLIGSILVRIQYYMLDSATQRVFSDAVVLTETHVTPALERRLGTPT from the coding sequence ATGGATGCCAAGGTCGAAGCTGTGGCCGCATCGGCCGGCCCGGAGGCGGCGGAGCGCAGCGTCCTGCTGCTCTGGATGATCTTCACCGGCCTTTCGGTGTTCGCCGCCTTCCTGCTGTGGCGCTACGGGCTGATCCGCCTGATGGTGTCGTCCGACCGCACCTACATTTCCAGCGTCATCGCCGTGCTCTACATCCTCACCTGCATCCATTGCTTCTGGCGGACGCGGGCAATTGCGCGGGAAGGCGAGGTGGCGCGCGGCTGCCGCGCGATCCTCGCGGCGCCCGATGGCGCCAGGGCGCTTGTGTCAGATACGCGCGGCCTGCCCGGTGGCCTCGTCACCGATCACATCAAGAGCCTGGTGCAGAAGGCCGAGGCCCAGGCCAAAGGCCGCATCGACCAGACCCTGCTGCTGCGGACGCTGGCCGACCGCCTGCGCGGTTCCAACGGCTTCGGCGCCTTTGTTTCCGACACGCTGATGAAGCTCGGCCTGCTCGGCACCATCATCGGATTCATCATCATGCTGGCGCCGATCGCCTCGCTCGATGCCGCCGACAAGGTCGCGATGAAATCCTCGATGGGCCTGATGAGCGACGGCATGGCGGTCGCGATGTACACGACGCTGGCCGGGCTGATCGGATCGATCCTGGTCCGGATCCAGTACTACATGCTCGATTCCGCGACCCAGCGGGTGTTTTCCGATGCCGTCGTGCTGACTGAGACGCACGTCACCCCGGCTTTGGAGCGTCGCCTTGGAACGCCGACATGA
- a CDS encoding sensor histidine kinase → MRLVLQLVARLLVIVALCLGAATVWATIDAYRSVDRATAASAERVSQALEALYWRELLLRSNRMREQLLPAPEWRTIETMGLIAPGICVQFEPAGAFEKPLCGQSKGIGNAPPRWFAAGVQMVLGDHATVDRPISARTATAGTVRATSDPDAATALAWQHILDNIHVALLMALAIALLASLAIAHTLAPAHAIVSALRRMADGEYRTPLPRVRSMDLAMIGRAVGDLGDRLAQAEEERTVLTRRLLEIRNDERRTLARELHDEFGQNLTAILAFANTIEASAGDKYAAGTEIAQDARMISQATRRIMACLRDTLNRLRHPPAEELGLEASLVNLVDSWRSRTATQPLIQLDMQGDLADISGTVAATAYRVAQECLTNALRHSDAREIVLRIERRTGAENALLVRVEDDGGGDAAKVALSAGFGLTGVSERVAALGGSLSIARARRGLSVAATIPLAA, encoded by the coding sequence ATGCGCCTCGTGCTTCAACTGGTCGCCCGCCTGCTCGTCATCGTCGCGCTGTGCCTCGGCGCCGCCACCGTCTGGGCCACGATCGACGCCTATCGCAGCGTCGATCGCGCCACCGCGGCGTCCGCCGAGCGGGTCTCGCAGGCGCTCGAGGCGCTGTACTGGCGCGAATTGCTGCTGCGCAGCAACCGGATGCGCGAGCAATTGCTGCCGGCGCCGGAGTGGCGCACCATCGAAACCATGGGCCTGATCGCGCCCGGGATCTGCGTGCAATTCGAACCGGCCGGCGCGTTCGAGAAGCCGCTGTGCGGCCAGAGCAAGGGCATCGGCAACGCGCCGCCGCGCTGGTTCGCGGCGGGAGTGCAGATGGTGCTCGGCGATCACGCCACCGTCGACCGGCCGATCAGCGCCCGCACCGCGACCGCGGGAACCGTCCGCGCGACCTCCGATCCGGATGCCGCCACCGCGCTCGCCTGGCAGCACATCCTGGACAACATCCATGTCGCGCTGCTGATGGCGCTCGCCATCGCGCTGCTCGCCTCGCTTGCCATCGCGCATACGCTGGCGCCGGCCCACGCGATCGTGTCAGCGCTGCGGCGCATGGCTGACGGCGAGTACCGCACCCCGCTGCCGCGCGTCCGCTCGATGGATCTCGCGATGATCGGCCGCGCCGTCGGCGATCTCGGCGACCGCCTCGCGCAGGCCGAGGAGGAACGCACGGTGCTGACGCGGCGGCTGCTCGAAATCCGCAACGACGAACGCCGCACACTGGCGCGCGAGCTGCACGACGAGTTCGGCCAGAACCTCACCGCGATCCTCGCCTTCGCCAACACGATCGAGGCAAGCGCCGGGGACAAATACGCCGCCGGGACCGAAATTGCGCAGGACGCGCGGATGATCTCGCAGGCGACGCGCCGCATCATGGCCTGCCTGCGCGATACGCTGAACCGGCTGCGCCATCCGCCGGCCGAGGAGCTTGGGCTGGAGGCAAGCCTGGTCAATCTGGTCGACAGCTGGCGGTCGCGCACCGCGACGCAGCCGCTGATCCAGCTCGATATGCAGGGCGACCTTGCCGATATCAGCGGCACGGTCGCAGCCACCGCCTATCGCGTCGCGCAGGAGTGCCTCACCAACGCGCTGCGCCACAGCGACGCGCGCGAGATCGTGCTGCGGATCGAGCGGCGGACCGGAGCCGAGAACGCGCTGTTGGTGCGGGTCGAGGACGATGGCGGCGGCGACGCCGCCAAGGTGGCGCTGTCGGCGGGCTTCGGCCTCACCGGCGTCAGCGAGCGCGTCGCGGCGCTCGGCGGTTCGCTGTCGATCGCACGCGCCCGCCGCGGCCTCTCCGTCGCCGCCACGATTCCGCTTGCCGCCTGA
- a CDS encoding response regulator transcription factor — protein MTTAKTPTLKTRGISILLVDDHPVVRQGYRRVLEHQDDFRVVAEADNAANAYREFKSHTPDVVVMDISMPGASGLEAIRNIRARDADARILVFSMHSEAAQVKAAFSAGASGFVTKGSEPAELIAAIRSVARGEPAMSDDVARVLALESLVPTRSALDQLGEREIEILRQLAAGNTKEQIAANLNLSTKTVQNYHYLIKAKTGLRTDAQLVRLAVECGLANL, from the coding sequence ATGACGACCGCGAAGACCCCAACCTTGAAGACTCGGGGCATCTCGATCCTCTTGGTCGACGATCATCCCGTCGTCCGCCAGGGCTACCGGCGCGTGCTCGAGCACCAGGACGATTTCCGCGTGGTCGCCGAGGCCGACAACGCCGCCAATGCCTACCGGGAGTTCAAGTCGCACACGCCCGACGTCGTCGTGATGGACATCTCGATGCCGGGCGCGAGCGGGCTGGAAGCGATCCGCAACATCCGCGCGCGCGACGCTGATGCCCGCATCCTCGTCTTCAGCATGCACAGCGAGGCGGCCCAGGTGAAGGCGGCGTTCAGCGCCGGCGCCAGCGGCTTTGTCACCAAGGGCAGCGAGCCGGCCGAGCTGATCGCGGCGATCCGCTCGGTGGCGCGCGGCGAGCCCGCCATGAGCGACGACGTCGCCCGGGTGCTCGCGCTGGAAAGCCTGGTGCCGACCAGATCGGCGCTCGACCAGCTCGGCGAGCGGGAGATCGAGATCCTCCGCCAGCTCGCGGCCGGCAACACCAAGGAGCAGATCGCGGCCAACCTCAACCTCAGCACCAAGACCGTGCAGAACTACCACTACCTGATCAAGGCCAAGACCGGCCTGCGGACCGACGCCCAGCTGGTCCGCCTGGCCGTCGAATGCGGCCTGGCGAACCTGTAG
- the purB gene encoding adenylosuccinate lyase has product MIPRYTRPEMASIWEPQTRFKIWFEIEAHAADALAELGVIPKEAARTIWAKGKDATFNVERIDEIERETKHDVIAFLTHLAEIVGPEARFVHQGMTSSDVLDTCLNVQLKRAADLLIADLDRVLAALKTRAFEHKMTPTIGRSHGIHAEPVTFGLKLAYAHAEFARARARLVAARDEISTCAISGAVGTFAQIDPRVEEHVAKAMGLRPEPVSTQVIPRDRHAMYFATLGVIAASVERLAVEVRHLQRTEVLEAEEFFSEGQKGSSAMPHKRNPVLSENLSGLSRMVRAYVTPALENVALWHERDISHSSAERMMGPDATVTLDFALVRLAGLIEKLLVYPQNMQKNLDRLGGLVHSQRVLIALTQKGASREDAYKFVQRNAMPVWRGEGDFQTLLKQDADVKKYMTDAEIEEKFDLGYHLKHVDTIFKRVFGES; this is encoded by the coding sequence ATGATCCCCCGCTATACCCGCCCGGAAATGGCTTCCATCTGGGAGCCGCAGACGCGTTTCAAGATCTGGTTCGAGATCGAGGCGCATGCCGCCGACGCGCTGGCCGAGCTCGGGGTGATCCCCAAGGAAGCCGCCAGGACGATCTGGGCCAAGGGCAAGGACGCCACCTTCAACGTCGAGCGGATCGACGAGATCGAGCGTGAGACCAAGCACGACGTCATCGCCTTCCTGACCCATCTCGCCGAGATCGTCGGTCCCGAGGCCCGCTTCGTGCACCAGGGCATGACCTCCTCCGACGTGCTCGACACCTGCCTCAACGTCCAGCTCAAGCGCGCCGCCGACCTCTTGATCGCCGATCTCGACCGGGTGCTGGCGGCGCTGAAGACGCGCGCCTTCGAGCACAAGATGACACCGACCATCGGCCGCTCCCACGGCATCCATGCCGAGCCGGTCACCTTCGGCCTCAAGCTCGCCTATGCCCATGCCGAGTTCGCACGCGCCCGCGCCCGCCTGGTCGCCGCGCGCGACGAGATCTCGACCTGCGCGATCTCCGGCGCGGTCGGCACCTTCGCCCAGATCGATCCGCGGGTCGAAGAGCACGTCGCGAAAGCGATGGGGCTGCGGCCAGAGCCGGTCTCGACGCAAGTCATCCCGCGCGACCGCCACGCGATGTATTTTGCCACCCTCGGCGTGATCGCCGCCTCGGTCGAGCGGCTCGCGGTGGAGGTGCGCCATTTGCAGCGCACCGAGGTGCTGGAAGCGGAAGAGTTCTTCTCCGAAGGCCAGAAGGGCTCCTCGGCGATGCCGCACAAGCGCAATCCGGTGCTGTCGGAAAATCTCTCCGGCCTGTCGCGCATGGTGCGCGCCTATGTGACGCCGGCCCTGGAGAACGTCGCACTGTGGCACGAGCGCGATATCTCGCATTCCTCGGCCGAGCGCATGATGGGCCCCGATGCCACCGTGACACTCGACTTCGCGCTGGTTCGCCTCGCCGGTCTGATCGAGAAGCTCCTGGTCTATCCGCAGAACATGCAGAAGAACCTCGACCGGCTCGGCGGCCTGGTGCATTCGCAGCGCGTCCTGATCGCGCTGACCCAGAAGGGCGCCAGCCGCGAGGACGCCTACAAATTCGTGCAGCGCAACGCGATGCCGGTGTGGCGCGGCGAAGGCGACTTCCAGACGCTGCTGAAGCAGGACGCGGACGTGAAGAAATACATGACCGATGCCGAGATCGAGGAGAAGTTCGACCTCGGCTATCACCTCAAGCATGTCGACACGATCTTCAAGCGGGTGTTCGGCGAGAGCTGA
- a CDS encoding M20 aminoacylase family protein: MPIVNRVAALSDEMAAWRHDFHENPELLYEVHRTAGIVADRLREFGCDEVVTGIGRTGVVGVIRGRKSTSGKTIGLRADMDALPIAEASGVAYASKIPGKMHACGHDGHTAMLLGAAKYLTETRNFDGTAIVIFQPAEEGGAGGKAMVDDGLMTRWGIQEVYGLHNMPGLPEGYFATTPGPMLASSDTLKIVVHGKGGHAGAAPHEAVDSVLIGAQIINALQSIVSRNVDPLKSAVISITMFEAGTAFNVIPETVTLGGTVRTLDPGVRDLVERRIGEVASSIAKAYGGSAETDYGRMYPVTLNHAREAGVAAEVARDVVGADRVNDNLVPVMGAEDFAFMLEARPGAFMFLGMGDGPMCHHPAYKFNDNILGHGASYWVRLVEKQMPAG; the protein is encoded by the coding sequence ATGCCCATCGTCAATCGCGTTGCCGCCCTCTCGGATGAAATGGCCGCCTGGCGCCACGACTTCCACGAGAACCCCGAACTGCTCTACGAGGTCCACCGCACCGCCGGCATCGTCGCCGACAGACTGCGCGAGTTCGGCTGCGACGAGGTGGTGACGGGGATCGGGCGCACCGGCGTGGTCGGCGTGATCCGCGGCCGCAAGTCCACCTCTGGAAAGACCATCGGGCTGCGCGCCGACATGGACGCGCTGCCGATCGCAGAAGCCTCGGGCGTCGCCTACGCCTCCAAGATTCCCGGCAAGATGCATGCCTGCGGCCATGACGGTCACACCGCGATGCTCTTGGGCGCCGCGAAATATCTCACCGAGACGCGCAATTTCGACGGCACCGCGATCGTGATCTTCCAGCCCGCCGAGGAAGGCGGCGCCGGCGGCAAGGCGATGGTCGACGACGGGCTGATGACCCGCTGGGGCATCCAGGAGGTCTATGGCCTGCACAACATGCCGGGCTTGCCCGAGGGTTATTTCGCGACCACGCCGGGCCCGATGCTGGCCTCGTCGGACACGTTGAAAATCGTCGTGCACGGCAAGGGCGGCCACGCCGGCGCCGCCCCGCACGAGGCGGTCGACAGCGTGCTGATCGGCGCCCAGATCATCAATGCGCTGCAATCGATCGTGTCGCGCAATGTCGATCCGCTGAAATCCGCCGTCATCTCGATCACGATGTTCGAAGCCGGCACCGCGTTCAACGTGATCCCGGAGACCGTCACGCTGGGCGGCACCGTGCGCACGCTTGATCCGGGAGTGCGCGATCTGGTCGAGCGCCGGATCGGCGAGGTCGCCTCCAGCATAGCCAAAGCCTATGGCGGATCGGCCGAGACCGACTATGGGCGGATGTATCCGGTGACGCTGAACCACGCGCGCGAGGCCGGCGTCGCCGCCGAGGTCGCCCGCGATGTGGTCGGCGCCGACCGCGTCAATGACAATCTGGTGCCGGTGATGGGCGCCGAGGATTTTGCCTTCATGCTGGAAGCGCGCCCCGGCGCGTTCATGTTCCTCGGCATGGGCGACGGCCCGATGTGCCACCACCCGGCCTACAAGTTCAACGACAACATCCTCGGCCACGGCGCGTCCTACTGGGTGCGGCTGGTCGAGAAGCAGATGCCGGCGGGCTAG
- a CDS encoding agmatine deiminase family protein: MPDEGAPHAATWMAFGASAAIWGGKLLPVARENLAGIAKAIAAYERVNMLVREEDQEIAARLCGPSVSLVVQAIDDVWMRDTGPVFVRDPSGQLGAVGFNFNGWGNKQRHALDAEVAANVARAAKAVFIKARLVLEGGGIEVDGEGTAIITESCVLNPNRNPGVSRDECEAELSRLLGLDKIIWLPGIAGKDITDGHTDFYARFASPGVVVAGLEMDPSSFDHAVTRRHLDLLRGAVDAKGRRLEVVVLQGPSTVRPKVNKDFAAGYINFYVCNGAVIAPEFGDAIADRNARDTLRALFPDREIIQLNIDGIAAGGGGIHCTTQQQPRP, translated from the coding sequence ATGCCGGACGAGGGCGCTCCGCATGCCGCGACCTGGATGGCCTTTGGCGCCAGCGCCGCGATCTGGGGTGGCAAGCTGCTTCCGGTCGCGCGGGAAAATCTCGCCGGCATTGCCAAGGCGATCGCGGCCTATGAACGCGTCAACATGCTGGTGCGCGAGGAGGATCAGGAGATCGCCGCGCGGCTGTGCGGCCCCTCGGTCAGCCTCGTCGTTCAAGCGATCGACGACGTGTGGATGCGCGATACCGGGCCGGTTTTTGTCAGGGATCCGTCGGGGCAACTCGGCGCCGTCGGTTTCAACTTCAACGGCTGGGGCAACAAGCAACGCCATGCGCTCGATGCCGAGGTCGCCGCGAACGTGGCCCGGGCCGCAAAAGCCGTGTTCATCAAGGCCCGCCTGGTGCTGGAAGGCGGCGGGATCGAAGTCGACGGCGAGGGGACTGCCATCATCACCGAAAGCTGCGTCCTCAATCCAAATCGCAATCCGGGTGTGTCCCGGGACGAATGCGAGGCCGAATTGTCTCGCCTGCTCGGGCTGGACAAGATCATCTGGCTGCCTGGCATTGCCGGCAAGGACATCACCGACGGGCATACCGATTTCTATGCACGCTTTGCCAGTCCCGGCGTTGTCGTGGCCGGACTGGAGATGGACCCGTCGTCGTTTGACCATGCGGTGACGAGGCGGCACCTCGACCTCCTGCGCGGCGCTGTCGATGCGAAGGGCCGGCGCCTGGAGGTCGTGGTGCTGCAGGGGCCGTCGACGGTGCGGCCAAAGGTCAACAAGGACTTCGCCGCCGGATACATCAATTTCTATGTTTGCAACGGCGCCGTGATCGCGCCTGAATTCGGCGACGCGATCGCGGACCGCAACGCGCGCGACACGTTGCGCGCGCTGTTTCCGGACCGGGAAATCATCCAGCTCAACATCGACGGCATCGCCGCCGGCGGCGGCGGCATTCACTGCACGACGCAACAGCAGCCGCGGCCGTGA
- a CDS encoding cytochrome b, which translates to MIRNTTASWGSLARAFHWVLGITIIGMLAYGWWMNHIPARADKFFYRSIHADIGYLVLLLTVLRLVWRGVNPTPALPADTPSWQRIAARISHGALYAVTILVAMLGWAHSGARAQNYSDFFGLFHVPQITSPDKAAADAYEDRHIFFAYVLLALIVLHLAAVAFHHFVRRDRVVARMAGAGEADGAR; encoded by the coding sequence ATGATCCGCAATACCACCGCGAGCTGGGGCTCGCTTGCCCGTGCGTTCCACTGGGTGCTGGGCATCACCATCATCGGCATGCTGGCCTATGGCTGGTGGATGAACCACATCCCGGCACGGGCGGACAAGTTCTTCTATCGGTCGATCCATGCCGACATCGGCTATCTGGTGTTGCTGCTCACGGTGCTGAGGCTGGTCTGGCGCGGCGTCAATCCGACGCCGGCGCTGCCGGCCGACACGCCCTCCTGGCAGCGGATCGCCGCCCGCATCAGCCACGGTGCGCTCTATGCCGTCACCATCCTGGTGGCGATGCTGGGCTGGGCGCATTCCGGCGCCCGCGCGCAGAATTATTCTGATTTCTTCGGCCTGTTTCACGTGCCCCAGATCACCTCGCCCGACAAGGCGGCGGCGGATGCCTATGAGGATCGCCACATCTTCTTTGCCTACGTGCTGCTCGCGCTGATCGTGCTGCACCTCGCGGCGGTCGCCTTCCATCATTTCGTCAGGCGCGACCGCGTCGTGGCACGGATGGCGGGGGCGGGTGAGGCGGACGGCGCCCGCTAG
- the murI gene encoding glutamate racemase: protein MSNPPTILVFDSGLGGLTVLREVVRARPDAHYVYVADDAFFPYGHHSEDEIVARVVPLVGELIEAHAPDLVVIACNTASTLVMSHLRDAYPLPFVGTVPAIKPACASSRTRRVSVLGTRGTVKREYTRKLISDFAQGCEVTLVGSGELASLAEAALSGQKVRDEDIAAELAPCFVGDGADDPARTDTVVLACTHYPLLLERLTRLAPWPVDWIDPAPAIARRVADLLGPAGSESDEAGAEMIFTSKRPHRLTEALTPFFGGRVPA, encoded by the coding sequence GTGTCCAATCCCCCAACCATCCTTGTCTTCGATTCCGGCCTCGGCGGCCTCACCGTGCTGCGCGAGGTCGTCCGCGCCCGGCCCGACGCGCACTACGTCTATGTCGCCGACGACGCGTTCTTCCCCTATGGCCACCACAGCGAGGACGAGATCGTCGCCCGCGTGGTGCCGCTGGTCGGCGAGCTGATCGAGGCCCATGCGCCCGACCTCGTCGTGATCGCCTGCAACACCGCGTCGACGCTGGTCATGTCGCATCTGCGCGATGCCTATCCCTTGCCCTTCGTCGGCACGGTGCCGGCGATCAAGCCGGCCTGCGCCTCGTCGAGAACCCGGCGCGTCTCGGTGCTCGGCACCAGGGGCACCGTGAAGCGGGAATATACCCGCAAGCTGATCTCGGATTTTGCGCAGGGCTGCGAGGTGACGCTGGTCGGCTCCGGCGAGCTCGCCTCGCTGGCGGAGGCCGCGCTGAGCGGGCAGAAGGTGCGCGACGAGGACATCGCGGCCGAGCTCGCGCCCTGCTTCGTCGGCGATGGCGCTGACGACCCCGCCCGCACCGACACCGTCGTGCTCGCCTGCACGCATTACCCGCTGCTGCTGGAACGGCTGACCAGGCTCGCGCCCTGGCCGGTCGACTGGATCGATCCGGCACCGGCGATCGCCCGCCGCGTCGCCGATTTGCTCGGCCCGGCCGGCTCGGAGAGCGACGAGGCCGGTGCCGAGATGATCTTCACCTCGAAGCGCCCGCACAGGCTGACCGAAGCGCTGACGCCGTTCTTCGGCGGCCGCGTCCCGGCCTGA
- a CDS encoding HpcH/HpaI aldolase family protein, whose product MTSASLPPLNRLRQAWRDKRPTFGAIATIPSIQTVQIMAQSLDWIIVDLEHGPIDLGTAHAMIVATSGTPCVPMVRIAANEPYLAKAPMDIGALGINFPMICNRGDAEKAVRSVRYPPNGDRLWGPFHAPFRWGVSMNDYMATADDDMICMITIEHVEAVNRIDEIMATPGIDLAVIGPGDLATSIDKRGLPDDPEVVALMQRAEAGIMRSGVPIGGVARTAEQANAMIDRGYLALALGFDWSLFQRGIAAAFAGIRR is encoded by the coding sequence TTGACTTCAGCATCGCTGCCGCCGCTCAACCGCCTGCGCCAGGCGTGGCGCGACAAGCGCCCGACCTTCGGCGCGATCGCGACCATTCCGAGCATCCAGACCGTACAGATCATGGCGCAGTCGCTGGACTGGATCATCGTCGATCTCGAGCACGGCCCGATCGATCTCGGCACCGCGCATGCGATGATCGTCGCCACCTCGGGCACACCCTGCGTGCCGATGGTGCGGATCGCCGCCAACGAGCCCTATCTAGCCAAGGCGCCGATGGACATCGGCGCGCTCGGCATCAATTTCCCGATGATCTGCAATCGCGGCGACGCCGAGAAGGCGGTGCGCAGCGTGCGCTATCCGCCGAATGGCGACCGGCTCTGGGGGCCGTTCCATGCGCCGTTCCGCTGGGGCGTCTCGATGAACGACTACATGGCGACCGCCGACGACGACATGATCTGCATGATCACGATCGAGCATGTCGAGGCCGTGAACCGTATCGACGAGATCATGGCAACGCCCGGGATCGACCTCGCGGTGATCGGGCCCGGCGATCTCGCCACCTCGATCGACAAGCGCGGCCTGCCGGACGATCCCGAAGTGGTCGCGCTGATGCAGCGCGCCGAAGCAGGCATCATGAGGAGCGGCGTGCCGATCGGCGGCGTCGCCCGCACCGCCGAGCAGGCCAATGCGATGATCGACCGCGGTTACCTCGCGCTCGCGCTCGGCTTCGACTGGTCGCTGTTCCAGCGCGGCATCGCCGCCGCATTCGCCGGGATCAGGCGGTAA
- a CDS encoding ABC transporter substrate-binding protein: MQVGARLLSRRTSRRRFLLRAALGAAALGTPAIARERARLRLGYLHVVAVDGQILTGLDRGSFDREGIDFDLVEYNTGFEVVEAMAAGKLDVLSAGGVISSLLPRGGYTAFLVNDIEIATAQLWVRPDKGVTTFADLRGKRIATTRMTTAHIFLDRALRANGLAPADVEIANSSMSAAVNAFVAGEVPAVALWVPFNITVREKAPGAVKLVDASAYYPQSAVVGGWVSRQDYFAANRDVFARIIRGWADANDHMLRNGKAVAGALQKKHYPQATIADIEEALAAQKMFSSREWKRLYADGSVARWLQQVSDFFLTEAPIAAATPATQYFDPSLYLATV; the protein is encoded by the coding sequence ATGCAGGTCGGGGCCAGGCTATTGTCTCGCAGGACCAGCCGGCGGCGCTTTCTCCTCAGGGCCGCGCTCGGCGCTGCCGCGCTCGGGACGCCTGCGATCGCGCGCGAGCGAGCCCGGCTGCGGCTCGGCTATCTCCATGTCGTCGCCGTCGACGGCCAGATTCTCACCGGCCTCGACCGCGGCTCGTTCGACCGGGAAGGAATCGATTTCGATCTGGTCGAGTACAACACCGGTTTCGAGGTGGTAGAGGCGATGGCCGCCGGCAAGCTCGACGTGCTCTCGGCCGGCGGCGTCATCTCGAGCCTGCTGCCGCGCGGCGGTTACACCGCGTTCCTTGTCAACGATATCGAGATCGCGACCGCTCAGCTCTGGGTGCGGCCGGACAAGGGCGTCACGACATTCGCCGACCTGCGCGGCAAGCGCATTGCGACCACCAGGATGACGACCGCCCACATCTTCCTGGATCGCGCGCTGCGCGCCAACGGGCTCGCGCCAGCCGACGTCGAAATCGCAAACAGCAGCATGTCCGCGGCGGTGAACGCGTTCGTCGCAGGCGAGGTGCCCGCCGTCGCGCTGTGGGTTCCGTTCAATATCACGGTGCGTGAAAAGGCGCCCGGCGCCGTCAAGCTGGTCGACGCATCCGCCTACTATCCGCAATCCGCCGTCGTCGGCGGCTGGGTCTCCCGCCAGGACTATTTTGCCGCCAACCGCGACGTGTTCGCCCGGATCATCCGCGGCTGGGCCGACGCCAACGACCACATGCTGCGCAACGGCAAGGCGGTGGCCGGCGCGTTGCAGAAGAAGCATTATCCGCAAGCCACGATCGCCGATATCGAGGAGGCGCTGGCCGCGCAGAAGATGTTCTCGTCGCGGGAGTGGAAACGGCTCTATGCCGACGGCTCCGTGGCCCGATGGCTGCAGCAGGTCAGCGATTTCTTCCTGACCGAGGCGCCGATCGCAGCCGCGACGCCGGCCACGCAATATTTCGATCCGAGCCTTTATCTCGCGACAGTCTAG